In the genome of Nocardioides marmoribigeumensis, one region contains:
- a CDS encoding FAD:protein FMN transferase: protein MSDVSALPTRATPYARWTLWGTYAFLAVDPPELLARAGAIADDLLAGVEQELSRFRPDSDLSRANARAGSWSPAGPLLVGATRAALAAAALTEGLVDPCLGRTLVSLGYDDDLAAVRRRTAWGPAPAGDRAGAWRELEVHDDAVRVPAGAALDLGATGKAWAADVVASTVASALGCTAVVSLGGDVSVQGQDAPWPVRVSETPDGSGPVVWVEGGLATSSTLVRRWRGRSGSVVHHVVDPRTGLPAEEVHRTVTCGGPDALSANAASTAALVLGADAPAWLEEHGVTARLVDADGGVTTVGAWP, encoded by the coding sequence GTGAGCGACGTGAGCGCACTGCCGACCCGCGCGACGCCGTACGCCCGGTGGACGCTGTGGGGCACCTACGCCTTCCTCGCCGTCGACCCCCCCGAACTCCTGGCCCGGGCGGGGGCGATCGCCGACGACCTGCTCGCCGGCGTCGAGCAGGAGCTCAGCCGCTTCCGTCCCGACTCCGACCTGTCCCGGGCCAATGCCCGCGCGGGGTCGTGGTCACCGGCCGGACCGCTCCTGGTCGGTGCGACCCGTGCGGCGCTCGCGGCCGCTGCCCTGACCGAGGGGCTCGTGGACCCGTGCCTGGGCCGGACCCTCGTCTCGCTGGGGTACGACGACGACCTCGCGGCCGTGCGTCGACGGACCGCGTGGGGACCCGCCCCCGCCGGGGACCGGGCCGGCGCGTGGCGCGAGCTCGAGGTGCACGACGACGCGGTCCGCGTGCCGGCTGGGGCCGCCCTGGACCTCGGGGCGACCGGCAAGGCCTGGGCCGCCGACGTCGTGGCGAGCACCGTGGCGTCGGCCCTCGGGTGCACGGCCGTGGTGTCGCTCGGCGGCGACGTCAGCGTGCAGGGGCAGGACGCGCCCTGGCCGGTGCGCGTGAGCGAGACCCCCGACGGGTCCGGACCGGTGGTCTGGGTGGAGGGCGGCCTGGCCACCTCCTCCACGCTGGTGCGCCGGTGGCGGGGACGCTCGGGCTCGGTGGTGCACCACGTGGTCGACCCGCGCACGGGCCTGCCCGCCGAGGAGGTGCACCGCACGGTGACCTGCGGCGGACCCGACGCCCTGAGCGCCAACGCGGCGAGCACCGCCGCGCTCGTGCTCGGCGCCGACGCGCCGGCGTGGCTGGAGGAGCACGGGGTCACCGCCCGGCTGGTCGACGCGGACGGTGGCGTCACGACGGTGGGAGCGTGGCCGTGA
- a CDS encoding ferric reductase-like transmembrane domain-containing protein produces MAVTDGPFLWYLNRGSGLVLLALLTSSALMGMWATRGDAGTRVPRFAIQALHRNLALLGVVMTVVHVASAVTDEYVDIRWWQSVLPWHLAYRPLWLALGVVALDLLLAAVLTSLVREHLPRRAWLVVHLGVYLVLALAFAHGLGIGTDTGEGWARWTYVVCGVALVAAGVARVVDARRRSRLTPRELEVVTR; encoded by the coding sequence GTGGCCGTGACCGACGGGCCGTTCCTCTGGTACCTCAACCGCGGCTCCGGCCTGGTCCTCCTCGCGCTCCTCACGTCCTCCGCCCTGATGGGCATGTGGGCCACCCGCGGCGACGCCGGCACCCGCGTGCCCCGCTTCGCGATCCAGGCCCTGCACCGCAACCTCGCCCTGCTCGGAGTGGTGATGACCGTCGTGCACGTCGCGTCGGCGGTCACCGACGAGTACGTCGACATCCGGTGGTGGCAGTCGGTCCTGCCCTGGCACCTGGCCTACCGGCCGCTCTGGCTGGCGCTCGGGGTCGTCGCGCTCGACCTCCTCCTCGCCGCGGTCCTCACCAGCCTGGTGCGCGAGCACCTCCCGCGCCGCGCATGGCTGGTCGTGCACCTCGGGGTCTACCTCGTCCTGGCGCTGGCCTTCGCGCACGGGCTCGGCATCGGCACCGACACCGGCGAGGGCTGGGCACGCTGGACCTACGTCGTCTGCGGGGTCGCCCTGGTGGCTGCCGGGGTGGCGCGGGTCGTCGACGCGCGCCGCCGGTCCCGCCTCACCCCGCGAGAGCTCGAGGTGGTGACCCGATGA
- a CDS encoding NADH-ubiquinone oxidoreductase-F iron-sulfur binding region domain-containing protein, whose protein sequence is MTSVVTLGRGPLLLAGSGPELGEHRRRWGPLARFSATELVARCRALDLRGRGGAGFPLADKLGAVARGRGRPVVVVNLSEGEPASHKDVTLARTSPHLLLDGAVATARAVGARQVHLVTGPQGVAELEQAVGQREERLRFTFHRAADLFVAGQSAAVLELVAGRPNLPVTTWQPSAHSGLRGRPTLLSNAETFAVAGVLATAGPEAVLRHGTPLEPGTTLLSLDGDGPPATRQVVEVAHGTRWGAVLPPSRLDAPVLLGGYHGTWAPAGALHDLPVSRRALAGAGLTLGAGVVLPSDGRCAVRRTAELLDYLASQSARRSGPCLNGLPALASAFREVVDGRPRLDEVRRLAGRVDGRGACAHPDGTARLVRSLLVACPDAVDGHVEGRCCR, encoded by the coding sequence ATGACGTCGGTGGTCACCCTGGGCCGAGGTCCCTTGCTCCTGGCGGGATCCGGTCCCGAGCTCGGCGAGCACCGCCGCCGTTGGGGACCCCTGGCCCGGTTCTCCGCGACCGAGCTGGTCGCGCGGTGCCGCGCGCTCGACCTGCGCGGTCGCGGCGGGGCGGGGTTCCCCCTGGCCGACAAGCTGGGCGCCGTCGCTCGTGGGCGTGGCCGACCGGTCGTGGTGGTCAACCTCTCCGAGGGCGAGCCCGCCAGCCACAAGGACGTCACGCTCGCCCGCACCTCGCCGCACCTCCTGCTCGACGGCGCGGTCGCCACGGCCCGGGCGGTCGGCGCGCGTCAGGTCCACCTCGTCACGGGTCCGCAGGGTGTCGCGGAGCTCGAGCAGGCCGTCGGGCAGCGGGAGGAGCGGCTGCGCTTCACCTTCCACCGCGCGGCCGACCTCTTCGTCGCCGGGCAGTCCGCCGCGGTGCTCGAGCTGGTCGCCGGCCGGCCCAACCTGCCGGTCACCACGTGGCAGCCGTCGGCCCACTCGGGCCTGCGAGGACGGCCGACGCTGCTGTCCAACGCCGAGACCTTCGCGGTCGCCGGGGTCCTCGCCACCGCCGGCCCCGAGGCCGTGCTGCGGCACGGCACGCCGCTGGAGCCGGGCACGACCCTGCTCAGCCTCGACGGCGACGGGCCACCCGCGACCCGGCAGGTGGTCGAGGTGGCGCACGGGACGCGCTGGGGCGCCGTACTCCCCCCGTCGCGGCTGGACGCCCCCGTCCTCCTCGGCGGCTACCACGGCACGTGGGCGCCGGCCGGCGCCCTGCACGACCTGCCCGTCTCGCGCCGCGCGCTCGCCGGGGCCGGGCTCACCCTGGGCGCCGGCGTGGTCCTGCCGAGCGACGGCCGCTGTGCCGTGCGGCGCACCGCGGAGCTGCTCGACTACCTCGCCTCCCAGTCCGCGCGCCGCTCCGGCCCGTGCCTCAACGGCCTTCCTGCACTGGCGTCCGCGTTCCGCGAGGTGGTCGACGGACGTCCCCGTCTGGACGAGGTACGCCGGCTCGCCGGCCGGGTGGACGGGCGCGGCGCGTGTGCCCACCCGGACGGCACGGCCCGGCTGGTGCGCAGCCTGCTCGTCGCCTGTCCCGACGCCGTGGACGGCCACGTGGAGGGGCGGTGCTGCCGATGA
- a CDS encoding ferredoxin — translation MRTLKVDWPACRARGLCFEVLPEVVRLDDWGYPVVEGPVTDDLLGSAREAVRMCPQLALRLVKG, via the coding sequence ATGAGGACGTTGAAGGTGGACTGGCCCGCCTGCCGGGCTCGGGGGCTGTGCTTCGAGGTGCTGCCCGAGGTCGTGCGGCTCGACGACTGGGGCTACCCCGTGGTGGAGGGCCCCGTCACCGACGACCTGCTCGGGAGCGCGCGCGAGGCGGTGCGGATGTGCCCGCAGCTCGCCCTGCGGCTGGTCAAGGGCTGA
- a CDS encoding P1 family peptidase: MSGDITDVPGVRVGHWSDVTARTGCTVVRLPDEGAVTSVDVRGAAPGTRETDVLAPDNQVQVAHAILLTGGSAFGLAAADGVMTALEAQGVGVPTPVGVVPIVPAAVLYDLAAGRADVRPGAAEGLAALEAATAGQPCGAGIVGAGTGATVGKLFGDPVPGGLGTASVALPGGGVVGAVVAVNAVGDVVDRDGALLAGAGTVERLLLEVPPAPPVGSATTIAVVATDLALTKTQAHRLAVVAHDGLAQAIRPVHTAYDGDTVFATSTGLVTPADPSLLTLQTAAVVAVAAAVRRAVQPH, from the coding sequence ATGAGCGGCGACATCACCGACGTCCCCGGGGTCCGGGTCGGCCACTGGAGCGACGTGACCGCCCGCACCGGCTGCACGGTGGTGCGGCTGCCCGACGAGGGCGCCGTCACCTCGGTCGACGTGCGCGGCGCGGCGCCCGGGACCCGCGAGACCGACGTGCTCGCCCCGGACAACCAGGTCCAGGTGGCCCACGCGATCCTGCTGACCGGCGGGTCGGCGTTCGGGCTGGCGGCTGCCGACGGGGTGATGACGGCACTCGAGGCGCAGGGGGTCGGCGTGCCCACCCCGGTCGGCGTGGTGCCGATCGTGCCGGCGGCGGTGCTCTACGACCTGGCCGCCGGCCGGGCCGACGTACGCCCCGGGGCCGCGGAGGGGCTGGCCGCGCTGGAGGCCGCGACGGCCGGGCAGCCCTGCGGGGCCGGGATCGTCGGCGCCGGGACCGGCGCGACCGTGGGCAAGCTGTTCGGCGACCCGGTGCCGGGCGGCCTGGGGACCGCGTCCGTGGCCCTGCCGGGTGGCGGGGTCGTGGGAGCGGTCGTCGCGGTCAACGCCGTCGGTGACGTGGTGGACCGGGACGGCGCGCTGCTCGCCGGGGCGGGCACGGTCGAGCGGCTGCTGTTGGAGGTGCCGCCCGCGCCGCCGGTCGGCAGCGCGACGACGATCGCCGTCGTGGCCACCGACCTCGCGCTCACCAAGACCCAGGCCCACCGGCTCGCGGTCGTCGCCCACGACGGGCTCGCGCAGGCGATCAGACCCGTCCACACGGCGTACGACGGCGACACGGTCTTCGCGACCAGCACCGGCCTGGTGACCCCCGCCGACCCGTCGCTGCTGACCCTCCAGACCGCGGCGGTCGTGGCCGTGGCGGCCGCGGTGCGGCGGGCCGTCCAGCCCCACTGA
- the cimA gene encoding citramalate synthase: MDTQTGHTLDREAFHVYDTTLRDGAQQEGLNLSVLDKLHIARAIDELGVGFIEGGWPGANPKDTEFFRRAREELDLRNAQLAAFGATRRAGVRAADDPLVAALRDSGATVVTLVAKSHDRHVELALRTTLEENLAMVRDTVSHLTTEGQRVFLDAEHFFDGYRDNRDYALEVLRTAAEAGAEVVALCDTNGGMLPDWVSDVVLDVLESTGARVGIHCHNDTGCAVANSLAAVKAGASHVQGTLNGYGERTGNADLVSVVANLELKLARPVLPSGSLREATRVAHAVAEVTNVPPSARQPYVGVSAFAHKAGLHASAIKVDPNLYQHMDPMDVGNDMRLLVSDMAGRASIELKGAELGFDLSGDKALVTRVTDRVKAMESRGYTFEAADASFELLLVEEVEGGRPAYFDIETWRVITDSRPSSEATSEATVKLRAGGDRIVTVGEGNGPVNALDHALRQAIGRAYPEVQKFELIDYKVRILDQGHGTDAITRVLIETSDGVSSWVTVGVGANVIEASWEALLDSMVFGLRRHGETPLGA, from the coding sequence ATGGACACCCAGACCGGGCACACCCTCGACCGCGAGGCCTTCCACGTCTACGACACCACGCTGCGCGACGGCGCCCAGCAGGAGGGGCTCAACCTCTCGGTGCTGGACAAGCTGCACATCGCGCGCGCCATCGACGAGCTCGGCGTCGGCTTCATCGAGGGTGGCTGGCCGGGCGCCAACCCGAAGGACACCGAGTTCTTCCGCCGAGCCCGGGAGGAGCTGGACCTGCGCAACGCCCAGCTCGCGGCGTTCGGCGCGACGCGGCGGGCCGGCGTACGCGCGGCGGACGACCCACTGGTCGCCGCGCTCCGCGACTCCGGGGCCACGGTGGTCACCCTGGTCGCCAAGTCCCACGACCGCCACGTCGAGCTGGCGCTGCGCACCACGCTGGAGGAGAACCTCGCGATGGTGCGCGACACCGTCTCGCACCTCACCACCGAGGGGCAGCGGGTGTTCCTCGACGCGGAGCACTTCTTCGACGGCTACCGCGACAACCGCGACTACGCCCTCGAGGTCCTCCGGACCGCCGCCGAGGCCGGCGCCGAGGTGGTCGCACTCTGCGACACCAACGGCGGCATGCTGCCCGACTGGGTCTCCGACGTCGTCCTCGACGTGCTCGAGTCGACCGGTGCGCGGGTCGGCATCCACTGCCACAACGACACCGGCTGCGCGGTCGCCAACTCACTCGCGGCGGTCAAGGCCGGCGCCAGCCACGTGCAGGGCACCCTCAACGGCTACGGCGAGCGCACCGGCAACGCCGACCTGGTCAGCGTGGTGGCCAACCTCGAGCTCAAGCTCGCCCGACCGGTCCTGCCGTCCGGCAGCCTGCGCGAGGCCACGCGCGTGGCGCACGCGGTCGCCGAGGTGACCAACGTGCCGCCCTCCGCGCGCCAGCCGTACGTCGGCGTGAGCGCCTTCGCGCACAAGGCCGGTCTGCACGCCTCGGCGATCAAGGTCGACCCCAACCTCTACCAGCACATGGACCCGATGGACGTCGGCAACGACATGAGGCTGCTGGTCTCCGACATGGCGGGTCGCGCGTCGATCGAGCTCAAGGGCGCCGAGCTGGGCTTCGACCTCAGCGGCGACAAGGCGCTGGTCACCCGCGTCACCGACCGGGTCAAGGCGATGGAGTCGCGGGGCTACACCTTCGAGGCCGCCGACGCCTCCTTCGAGCTCCTGCTGGTCGAGGAGGTCGAGGGCGGCCGGCCGGCGTACTTCGACATCGAGACCTGGCGCGTGATCACCGACTCCCGCCCGTCGAGCGAGGCGACGTCGGAGGCGACGGTCAAGCTGCGCGCGGGAGGCGACCGCATCGTCACCGTCGGGGAGGGCAACGGCCCGGTCAACGCCCTCGACCACGCGCTGCGGCAGGCGATCGGGCGGGCCTACCCCGAGGTACAGAAGTTCGAGCTGATCGACTACAAGGTCCGCATCCTCGACCAGGGACACGGCACGGACGCGATCACCCGCGTGCTCATCGAGACCTCCGACGGCGTCTCCTCGTGGGTCACCGTCGGGGTGGGGGCCAACGTGATCGAGGCGTCGTGGGAGGCCCTGCTGGACTCGATGGTGTTCGGCCTGCGCCGGCACGGGGAGACCCCGCTCGGCGCCTGA
- a CDS encoding sensor histidine kinase encodes MPARRTLAALLGGAGIVAGVLAQPTPDAALSLTLVGAMYAAYVVMGLLILRSLPDHPVGRLMFVGGSVAAAGSGLLEVARAQLRGDPGAWEVQLAATVGTAARGAGWLLVVLLLPLVFPDGHREGPATVRRTGWIAAWACLGVQTLATVLSPTQTDLRMSDVPNPVGLPEQLAPLTGAAQEVGLLLALAALAAGVVVLGWRWRHSRGIDRQRLLWFALAFVAPVTALALSFSDAASPALFALVSLPLPVAIAIACLQRRLYDLELVLSRSVGYAALSLSIAAIYALVVGGVGAMLRQQGAAWLGWAAAGVIAVSFAPLREGLQRAANRLVYGQWAQPAEVLAATGRRLVEAADAPGLLQTLVGELAAGLGLSHVSVTDTTGAVLAAHGTPGAQVQATPLRAYGVPVGALRWDGPRLRELDRALLDDVAHQLGSVVHAAGLVSSLRQSQERLVLAREEERRRLRRDLHDGLGPTLAALTLEVDNLRHRLRSAELGPAVDAPLLDLRSGIQSTVLDVRRIVDGLRPPALDELGLEEALRQLARRLENVEGPVVEVCAAAGPRLSAAVEVAAYRIAAEALTNAVRHARATRVEVRLQATAEELTLQICDDGVGAAAPRDGGVGLQSMRERAEELGGSLVLDESGRGTLVSARLPLAREERP; translated from the coding sequence GTGCCTGCACGACGCACCCTCGCGGCGCTGCTCGGGGGCGCCGGCATCGTCGCCGGCGTCCTCGCCCAGCCCACGCCCGACGCCGCGCTGAGCCTCACGCTGGTGGGGGCCATGTACGCGGCGTACGTCGTCATGGGGCTGCTCATCCTGCGCTCGCTGCCCGACCACCCGGTCGGCCGGCTCATGTTCGTCGGCGGCAGCGTCGCCGCGGCCGGCAGCGGGCTGCTCGAGGTGGCCCGCGCGCAGCTGCGCGGCGACCCCGGTGCCTGGGAGGTCCAGCTGGCCGCCACCGTCGGCACCGCCGCTCGCGGTGCCGGGTGGCTGCTCGTCGTGCTTCTGCTCCCGCTCGTCTTCCCCGACGGCCACCGGGAAGGCCCCGCGACCGTGCGACGCACCGGATGGATCGCGGCCTGGGCGTGCCTGGGGGTCCAGACGCTCGCCACGGTGCTCTCGCCCACCCAGACCGACCTGCGGATGAGTGACGTCCCCAACCCGGTGGGGCTGCCCGAGCAGCTCGCGCCCCTCACCGGCGCCGCGCAGGAGGTCGGCCTGCTGCTCGCCCTCGCCGCCCTCGCCGCGGGCGTCGTGGTGCTCGGGTGGCGCTGGCGGCACAGCAGGGGCATCGACCGGCAGCGGCTGCTGTGGTTCGCCCTCGCCTTCGTCGCGCCGGTGACCGCCCTGGCCCTCAGCTTCTCCGACGCGGCGTCCCCGGCGTTGTTCGCGCTGGTCTCGCTGCCACTTCCCGTCGCGATCGCGATCGCCTGCCTGCAACGCAGGCTCTACGACCTCGAGCTGGTCCTCAGCAGGTCCGTGGGCTACGCGGCCCTGTCGCTGAGCATCGCCGCGATCTACGCGCTCGTCGTCGGTGGCGTCGGGGCGATGCTGCGCCAGCAGGGCGCCGCGTGGCTCGGGTGGGCGGCGGCCGGGGTGATCGCGGTCAGCTTCGCGCCGCTGCGCGAAGGCCTGCAGCGCGCGGCCAACCGGCTCGTCTACGGCCAGTGGGCCCAGCCGGCCGAGGTGCTGGCCGCCACGGGCCGACGTCTCGTGGAAGCCGCCGACGCGCCGGGCCTCCTCCAGACCCTCGTCGGCGAGCTCGCCGCCGGCCTCGGCCTGAGCCACGTCTCGGTCACCGACACCACCGGCGCGGTCCTGGCGGCGCACGGCACACCGGGGGCACAGGTCCAGGCGACCCCGCTCCGCGCGTACGGCGTCCCGGTGGGCGCGCTGCGCTGGGACGGCCCGCGTCTGCGCGAGCTCGACCGCGCCCTGCTCGACGACGTCGCCCACCAGCTGGGCTCGGTGGTCCACGCCGCCGGCCTGGTGAGCTCCCTGCGCCAGAGCCAGGAGCGCCTCGTCCTCGCGCGCGAGGAGGAGCGGCGCCGACTCCGCCGGGACCTCCACGACGGGCTCGGTCCGACCCTGGCCGCGCTCACCCTCGAGGTGGACAACCTCCGCCACCGGCTGCGCTCCGCCGAGCTCGGGCCCGCGGTGGACGCTCCCCTGCTCGACCTGCGCTCCGGCATCCAGTCGACGGTGCTCGACGTGCGCCGCATCGTCGACGGCCTGCGACCGCCGGCGCTCGACGAGCTGGGACTCGAGGAGGCGTTGCGCCAGCTCGCGCGACGGTTGGAGAACGTTGAGGGGCCGGTCGTCGAGGTCTGCGCCGCGGCCGGACCGCGGCTCTCCGCCGCGGTCGAAGTGGCGGCCTACCGCATCGCCGCCGAGGCGCTGACCAACGCGGTGCGCCATGCCCGGGCCACGCGGGTGGAGGTGCGCCTGCAAGCAACCGCCGAGGAGCTGACCCTCCAGATCTGCGACGACGGCGTCGGCGCGGCGGCCCCGCGCGACGGTGGCGTCGGCCTGCAGAGCATGCGTGAGCGCGCCGAGGAGCTCGGCGGGTCCCTGGTGCTCGACGAGTCCGGGCGGGGCACGCTGGTGAGCGCCCGACTCCCCCTGGCGCGAGAGGAGCGACCGTGA
- a CDS encoding response regulator transcription factor, protein MIRVLVVDDHPLFRQGLETMLSFTEDLELVGSAGDAETAGRLAAELRPDVVVMDLNLPGISGAEGIRRIVAQPAPPAVLVLTMVDDEDAVGAALQVGALGYVLKGALQEEVLAAIRTVAAGGVVAGGEAARRVLLGRQRYRRDLTEREAQVLALVAAGRSNSEIARELELSLKTVQNHVSHLLTKLQVRDRTQAALRARGL, encoded by the coding sequence GTGATCCGGGTCCTCGTGGTCGACGACCACCCCTTGTTCCGCCAGGGGCTGGAGACGATGCTCTCCTTCACCGAGGACCTCGAGCTCGTCGGCTCCGCCGGCGACGCCGAGACCGCGGGGAGGCTCGCCGCCGAGCTCCGGCCGGACGTGGTCGTGATGGACCTCAACCTGCCCGGCATCAGCGGCGCCGAGGGCATCCGCCGGATCGTGGCGCAGCCCGCACCGCCCGCCGTGCTCGTGCTCACGATGGTCGACGACGAGGACGCCGTCGGCGCCGCCCTGCAGGTGGGCGCCCTCGGCTACGTCCTCAAGGGCGCCCTCCAGGAGGAGGTGCTCGCCGCGATCCGCACGGTCGCTGCCGGTGGCGTCGTGGCCGGCGGCGAGGCCGCGCGTCGTGTGCTGCTCGGACGCCAGCGCTACCGCCGCGACCTCACCGAGCGGGAGGCCCAGGTGCTCGCCCTCGTCGCCGCGGGCCGGAGCAACTCCGAGATCGCCCGCGAGCTCGAGCTGAGCCTGAAGACCGTGCAGAACCACGTCTCCCACCTGCTGACCAAGCTGCAGGTCCGCGACCGCACGCAGGCGGCGCTGCGGGCCCGGGGCCTGTGA
- a CDS encoding MmcQ/YjbR family DNA-binding protein → MPHPVMFDDADPLLVRLRSLCLALPEVEERISHGRPTWRVAKQFAQYGGGERTPDGHVRHDHALLFVPEPGDVGALDQDERFFLPAYVGPFGWRAVDLDRDDVGWDEVAELVDASYRQVANRRQLAALAEL, encoded by the coding sequence GTGCCCCACCCGGTCATGTTCGACGACGCCGACCCGCTGCTCGTGCGCCTGCGCTCGCTCTGCCTGGCGCTGCCCGAGGTGGAGGAGCGGATCAGCCACGGCCGGCCCACCTGGCGCGTGGCCAAGCAGTTCGCGCAGTACGGCGGCGGGGAGCGCACCCCGGACGGGCACGTCCGCCACGACCACGCGCTGCTGTTCGTCCCCGAGCCGGGGGACGTGGGTGCCCTCGACCAGGACGAGCGGTTCTTCCTCCCGGCGTACGTCGGCCCCTTCGGCTGGCGGGCCGTCGACCTCGACCGCGACGACGTGGGCTGGGACGAGGTCGCCGAGCTGGTCGACGCGTCGTACCGCCAGGTGGCCAACCGCCGCCAGCTCGCTGCGCTCGCCGAGCTGTAA
- a CDS encoding patatin-like phospholipase family protein: MTTQPQPDLRTALVLGGGGITGIAWMLGILKGLRDAGVDLTDADIVVGTSAGSVVGAQVTSGLDLDALYAGQLEPPDHEIGAAFGLRELVSLVGPALLPGSPRARRRRVGSLALRAHPGSGHDRVEVIKSRIQVGDWPDRDLRVTAVEAETGRFAVWTRELGVDLVEAVASSCAVPGVWPPVAIKDHRYIDGGVRTPANADLAHDADAVVVLAPIPRGLSKAGSVESQMRRLPARSTSVVPDKESLRAFGRNVLDPAKRAGAARAGLRQSADLVERVRVVWG, from the coding sequence GTGACGACCCAGCCGCAGCCCGACCTCCGCACCGCCCTCGTCCTCGGAGGGGGTGGCATCACCGGGATCGCGTGGATGCTCGGCATCCTCAAGGGACTCCGCGACGCCGGTGTCGACCTCACCGACGCCGACATCGTGGTCGGCACCTCGGCGGGCTCCGTGGTCGGGGCCCAGGTGACCAGCGGCCTCGACCTCGACGCGCTGTACGCCGGCCAGCTCGAGCCCCCGGACCACGAGATCGGGGCGGCCTTCGGGCTGCGCGAGCTGGTGTCCCTCGTCGGGCCCGCCCTGCTGCCGGGCTCGCCCCGCGCCCGGCGTCGCCGCGTCGGCTCGCTGGCGCTGCGCGCCCACCCCGGCAGCGGCCACGACCGGGTCGAGGTGATCAAGTCGCGCATCCAGGTGGGCGACTGGCCCGACCGCGACCTGAGGGTGACGGCGGTCGAGGCCGAGACGGGTCGGTTCGCGGTCTGGACGCGTGAGCTCGGGGTCGACCTGGTCGAGGCCGTCGCCTCGTCGTGCGCGGTCCCCGGCGTCTGGCCCCCGGTGGCGATCAAGGACCACCGCTACATCGACGGCGGCGTCCGCACGCCCGCCAACGCCGACCTCGCGCACGACGCCGACGCGGTCGTCGTCCTCGCCCCCATCCCCCGAGGCCTCAGCAAGGCCGGCTCCGTCGAGTCCCAGATGCGCCGGCTGCCGGCGCGCAGCACCTCCGTGGTGCCCGACAAGGAGTCGCTGCGGGCCTTCGGTCGCAACGTCCTCGACCCGGCCAAGCGCGCCGGCGCGGCCCGGGCGGGACTGCGTCAGTCCGCCGACCTGGTCGAGCGGGTCCGCGTCGTCTGGGGCTAG
- a CDS encoding HAD family hydrolase, which produces MSIPLRGVLVDVDDTLLTTRAAMSRAAATAFAELWPSVDPDRALLAGQRFRADPEGYFRAFTRGELDFATMRTRRVEAAARFLGHDVPDGARDRFHAAYEPVFQRLLRAYDDAVPLLHRVTGAGLALGALTNSGRDYTAGKLAAAGLDRLLPVVVTRDTLGFGKPDPRVFEHACSELGTRPGETVYVGDEYDVDVLGALGAGVRAVWLARDEPDPALLADARARDVPVVSGLDELPARLGF; this is translated from the coding sequence CTGAGCATCCCGCTGCGGGGCGTCCTGGTCGACGTCGACGACACCCTGCTCACCACCCGTGCCGCGATGTCGCGCGCCGCTGCGACCGCGTTCGCCGAGCTGTGGCCGTCGGTCGACCCCGACCGGGCGTTGCTGGCGGGGCAGCGCTTCCGCGCCGACCCCGAGGGGTACTTCCGCGCGTTCACCCGCGGGGAGCTCGACTTCGCCACGATGCGCACCCGCCGGGTCGAGGCGGCGGCGCGCTTCCTCGGCCACGACGTGCCGGACGGCGCCCGCGACCGCTTCCACGCGGCGTACGAGCCGGTCTTCCAGCGCCTCCTCAGGGCGTACGACGACGCCGTGCCGCTCCTGCACCGGGTCACCGGCGCCGGGCTGGCGCTGGGGGCGCTGACCAACTCGGGCCGTGACTACACCGCCGGCAAGCTGGCGGCCGCCGGGCTCGACCGGCTCCTGCCGGTGGTGGTCACCCGCGACACCCTGGGGTTCGGCAAGCCGGACCCGCGGGTCTTCGAGCACGCCTGCTCCGAGCTCGGCACGAGACCGGGGGAGACCGTCTACGTCGGCGACGAGTACGACGTCGACGTGCTGGGCGCGCTGGGGGCCGGGGTGCGGGCGGTGTGGCTCGCGCGCGACGAGCCCGACCCCGCCCTGCTGGCCGACGCGCGGGCGCGTGACGTGCCGGTGGTGTCCGGGCTGGACGAGCTGCCGGCGCGGCTGGGGTTCTAG